In Pyrus communis chromosome 11, drPyrComm1.1, whole genome shotgun sequence, the sequence ATATTCTACTGACTTGTTTGCACCAAGAATTCAACTACTCACCAATCGAGAACGTTTTTGAAGCCTCAAAATTTGGACATTCAGAGTGTTTCACTCGTGTGCATTTGACTTTGACTATGACTACACAAAAACAATTTTGCACGAATGTGTCTGCGTGGACACATTTTCTAATTTAACATATTAatcaagtaattaattaaaaccatCTCTTTAATTTCAATCATTCTTCCACTTAATTCCACTTGTTTTGCCAATTCCACAAGTTATTATGTATACTTTTCTTCGATTAGTGAGACAAATCCCGAGCATTTTATGGCAATTGGGCAGCCAAATTATGCTTATATTTATAAACCACATGCTTATGCTTAAGCGTAGAATGCACTCCCATAAGTCATTGCCTTCTCAAAGTTTCAGCTTCACTAAATCTCCAGTCTCTCAGCTTTTTTATGAGCTCTTCCAATGGAAGTTGCAAGCCCTTTGAAAGACAGCTCCGTGGCATCGAGTCCTTTCTCTTCTCCGAACGTCTCCGCCTTGCTCAAGATCAAGATTTTATCATGGTAAGATTGTTGGAATATGTTAGCAACTTTGTAGCATTGAATTTGAGCACTTTTTTGTTTGAGTTTTTCATGTGTGGTGAATCTTGTCTCAGGACACAAGAAACCGGTTTGCCTGTTTCTGTTAGCGTTCGTGTTGGCGGAAAGATCTTCAACCTCCACAAGGTAAGAAATCGAAAGTAGAATTATACGAATCAGTTTGGTTATTCGTGGAATTTGAGCTAGCGAGCTAAGTTAAATTCTTCTGTCAGTTGTTCTTgattgtttacttttgtgttcTCGATCGCGTTTATATCATTTTGCACTTGTTCTCTGTAGGAGATTACGGTTCTCGATTTCTTAACAAAATTGTTAAAATTTGGTCTAATTTCAATTTGTGATTTTTGTTCAGTTCCCACTTTTTTCAAAGAGTGGATATTTCAACAAGAGATTGAACGAATCAAATGAGATTGAGCTGCCACCGGGGTTCCCTGGTGGGCCAGAGACTTTCGAGATGATTGCACTCTTCATCTACGGCTCCTCCACCTTGATTGATCCATTCAATGTGGTAGCCCTCAGATGTGCGGCAGAGTTTCTTGAGATGACAGAAGACTACTCCTCCGGAAACCTCTGCGAGCGCTTTGATCTCTACTTAAACCAAGTGGTGATGCAGAGCTGGGATGACACCCTGATAGTACTTCAAAAGTGCCAAACTTTGCTTCCGTGGTCTGAAGACCTGCTCATCGTAAGCCGGTGCATAGAGTGCCTCGCCTTCATGGCCTGCATGGAGATCCTTGACCCAGAGAGAAGGCGTGACACGCCTGTGCTCACGTTGGAAGCGTTGAGCACACGAAATTGGAGCTGTGAAATGGGGAGGGAGATTCTGAGTCAAGACCTTTGGATCAAGGATCTCATTGCGCTGCCGTTTGGATTTTTTAAGAGGATTATAGGATCTTTGAGAAGGCAAGGCATGAAGGAAAAGTACTTGAGCCCCATCATTGTTTTCTATGCTAACAAGTGGGTGCTTTCGACGAAAACCCTCCAATTCTGGGAGAATTCTGGTCAGAGAAGTGGGGATGATCACAAAGTTTCAGTCATTTTACAAGGTGTTCTTGATTTGCTGCCGATGGGGGACAAGGTCGGTCGATCCATCCCAATCGGGTTTTACTTCGCAATTCTTTCTAGATCCCTGGAAGTAGGTATGAGGATCGATAGTAGGGTGAAGCTGGAAGGGCAGATTGTATCTCTGCTGCACTTTGCTCAGCTGGAAGACTTCTTGTTTCCAAAAAGTGGGAGTGAGTCAATTTCTTCCAGCACGGAGCTTGCAACAATGGAGAGCATAATTTCAACATATGTATCATCTACCATGGAGTCGGACAACAATCTTTCAGCAGGAAACACAATTGTTGCAGAATTGTGGGATGGATATCTTTCCCACATAGCTCCTGATCCAAACATGGAGCATAAAAGGTTCATGGAACTCATCGAACGAGTCCCGATTTCATACAGACACTGTCATGATAAACTCTACAGGGCAATGAACATCTTCTTAAAGGTAAACACTTCGTCATGAACTCTACCGTTTCATATAGGTCTTTATGAGCTTTCTTGTATTTTTGTGGAGTTCGGTTCCTTGTCTGGTAACTTGGCCCTCGTGTGTAGTTCTTCTCGCCTAATCCTCTATTGCCTTCACTATTGTCGTTACTGAAAAAGCTCTACACTTTAACGAAACTCGTGTGTAATTTCTGATCTTCAGGCGCACCCAAATACATCCCAGGAAGAGAAGTGGGCAGTCTGCAAGTACCTCAACTGCCAAAAACTGTCACAAGAGGCATGCATTGAGGCTGTTCAAAACGAATTGATGCCGCTGCGTTTGATTGTCCAGGCGCTTTTTGTCCAGCAGCTCAGCACACACCAAGCTTTCAAAGAATGCTCGGATTCGTTCAGATATGCACATTGTCCAGAGTTTTCAGGGAGCCTTGAAAGCTCTAGGTGTCCAAACTCAAAAAGCCAGAATCTCGGAGAGAGTCCATGTGTGGACAGAGCAGAGTCCGGAAGCAGACCCTTGAGCTTCTTGCTGCAGAAGGACAATGTAAATCAGAGGCCTGAGTTATCGAGGAAGGAATATGAGTCAACAAGCTTCAGAATTCAGAACCTCGAACAAGAGCTCATGTCCTTGAAGCGGAGCCTTCAATGGCAGAGCATTTCAAAGAAAGAGCCGGCCTCAACCACAGAACCTAGCATGAAATTGTACGGCAAAGAAGGTAGATCAACAAGCAAAAGAAGTAACCCGCTCGGACAAGTGACAAGTTGCATTGGCTCTGTGAATTTTGCCTCACAGAGAAAGTATGCCAGTAGACTGCTGAAGGTCCTTCGGCGGATCTCCTTGTTTGGAGGTAAAAAGCCAAAGAGAAAGCCAGCTGCCTCCTCTCCATGGCCTAAGCCGATGCAGCAGAATACTCGTCAGAATAAAATGTGCGAAAATCAGAACCACTGATGATTGTAAACAAGGCGTGAACAACTGATCATGTATAATTTTATTGGAAAATGTAGTTTTGCTCATTCACTTGCAACCAGGGCATCAATATGAGGATAGTTGTCTATTTTTGTGCAATGTTGTATCCAAGAGTACATAGAATTACACGTTCATATATCCAACATGTAATAATCGAAAAACGCAAGGATGCTAACAAATTGATCCCACACGAAGGAGATTGAAATTTGTAATAAGCAACACAACTAGCTAAGGACTAGATTGATAAGTAAAAGTACAACTGCAGAAGTGGTGCATTAAAGCAAACTTCGGTCTATTAACATAACAAGAAGAGATACATCCAACTGCATTCCAACAAAACCATGTTAGGGTCCAAACTCCATATGGTTAGACTACAACAGCAGGCGATAAAGCCAATTGCCTGATTCAAATACATAGCAAACGAACGACATACTAGGCTGTGAAAGATCTATTATTGCCACTAAACGACTGGAGTTGCTTCAGAAAATGTGTCACTCACACTCTTAAATATATGGGACTCCACTACACTTCTTGCAGTTTTAATGAGAACTTGTCCATTGACATAATGTTGGCGACACACAGGCATGTAGACATCAGCACCGCCAATCAGTTCTGTCCTGGTCTCCTCTGTCTTCCTCAGGGTAAAGAAAGCTCGTTTGCCACACATTTCACATCGAGCCGTCAACTTGGTCACAGAATCAGCAAGTGGTATTACATCAAGCACCGAGCCAAAGCTCCTCCTGCCAACAATAACAACGCGCCCATCAATAAGAGAGCACTAAATACCAACTAAAGAAACTAACCACACAAGCAAAACAGAAAAGGGAGGATTTAATTTGAAAACCACCTCAAGTAATCACCATCCAAGCCTGCAACAATTACAGTTTTTCCATCGTGATCAGCAGCCGTGCAGCAGAAATCGTACAGATCTTCAAAAAACTGAGCCTCATCGATACCAATAACATCAAGCTGTCAACATATCCCGAAAGGGATTAGGCACTTAGAACATATCATATGCATTAAATTCAAATTACAGACACTAAACAAGACCTATGCCGAACATCAAACCATTGCAACCATCAAAGCAAAAAAATTGCCCTTCCGCATCGCAGGAACATAACTAGTACAATTGCTCCTCATCAGGCTACACCATCAAATTGTTTTACAATGCCATAAcatattttgcaaaaatcaaAGGCCAAGATCCAATCGTAAAGCCCCAATCAAGTCAAATAATaagcaaaataattttaataaataaataaaacttgataAACCAAAAAACAATTTACACATTTCCCAGCTCCGGAATTACCTTGTCATAAGCATCTCCACCAAAATTCTGCCGAAACGACGACAGATTAGGCAGTGCCCAGCACGGAAACTTCACCCCATCATGAGTCACAACCGAATCGATGGCGTATCTCGTATCCTTACTCGATTTTATCATCGCCACATTCctacacattaaaaaaaaatgaaacttcaGTGCCATTTAGCATCTATCAAACGATCTAACAAAAAGCTTCAATCTTTACTAGAAATCTTCACAAATCGAACTTgggtttgataaaaaaattccaaatttaccTGCCGCTGTTTCCCTCCGACTTGATCCGGCGGAGTAGGGCGGTGGTTTTGCCGGCAAACATGGGACCCATGATGACGTGGACCTCGCCGGAGGTAGAAGAGTCACTGGTGGGGGGAATGGAGGGCTTGAAGGAGGCCATGGATTTCGGGCTGCAGAAAGAGAAGAGGTTGAAGATTTGGGGAGGGAAGAAGAGAGATGGGAAGGCGAAAGCTTTCATGATCTGAATaaatagagagagaaggagagtaGGTGGGAGTGGAGAGAAATGGAGCTGCATTTgatttgacttgttaaaagatTTGGagggaaaattaaaaaaatttggtttggagGTAAATTAAGTTTAGATGGAAATTGGGAATTTaggaaattatgattttttttttttgggacccaaatgaaaagaaaattgcgGTTTTTGACCCGGAAAAGTATACAAAAAGAGgaataaattgtttttgaacCGGATTGGTTGTTTCTGAATTGAATCCGTGATTACTTTTTTGCGGTTTTTCAGTGTGTACGAGACACGGACACCTGTTATTTGTCCTTGTACAAGTAGAGGAtactaaaataatttttcttcacttatataaCGATATAATAATATATGGCGTAATGTCTAATGTTCATTGAAAAACCTCTCATTTCAAACAACCTATTTAAAAGTTTCAAACTTAAAAActccctctctttttctctcatttctccaACTAAAGCGTATGATTAAAGTGTGGATtactttttctcaaaaaaataaaaataaataaatgttgttaGATTAACCATCGAAGATGTTCAAATCCAAACCATCATGCAATGGCTCAACTTTTTTCCACCACCATAGTAAATGACCACTTGCTTTTCATATTTCATGCTCAATTTCATCTAGTTGTAAAAAATATTACCCTTGCTATATTTGTTTTTACCCTCGAAATGTATTCATTTACAGAGGATTTTTATCACTAATAGTTTTTGAAATTGACCaaaatcctcgttttggtactttaatttcaaaatcaatcaatttcatCCCTAAAATTGGCCACCACACATCCATTTAGTCCTTCCGTATAAAATATGTCAAGTTTGTATAAATGTGATAACATATTGTTGGACTTATAGACCCTTTATGTGTGCCTAATCAGCACATTAACAGAACACTTGGCAAAATTTAAATGGAATGACTAAATTGATGTGCGGTGGTTCATTTAGAGAGGACAACGttgattgattttaaaattGAGAGATTAAAATAATGACTTTGGTCAATTTCATAAACTATTACCAATGAAAAccctattaaattttttttttcgccaCGCATATATTCAATCAATCTCCATGAAGTTGAATGAttcaaaaattttcatttcacaaACTTTTACGTAACATAAGGACATGCTAATTAAGTCTAACAAAATAATAGTTTGATAACTTTACTCAATCGCATTATTCATATCTTGACCATTACCCATTAAAATCATTAAATTCCAATGCGTATGCAGATAGGGAGGTCGGGGTGCTATTCTTATCTACAATGTGAAGAGACAGATGACAGATGAAAAATGTGTCGTTTCACAAACTTTTAcacaaaggtttttttttttttttttttttttttttcccaaatttaCACGAAGTAATTGGAACGACGAACTTAGGCAAAACAATGGTCTACTTTCCACTTCGATATTTGACAATTTTTCACGACAAAATAATGTTTTGTACTTATTAAGGTTGCTCCGCGAAGACAACTTCTTGTGTTTTTAACTGTAAgaatatttttaacattttaaggTGGTCCACATGATACGGTTCatattatatgtatgtttaaCATATATTATTTTCTGTAAACAATATTATTGGTTAAATTACGAGAACAATTTCTTATTACCGTGATGGGTGATAATTGATTATGGGTTTTAAAGGAAAAACGGGTTGTCTCATATgaacttcaacgatccgaactgtctattttgtaagtctcgattcatagatcatctttgaaaaaacccaatttaatccgaaaccattttcttatttaattatcaagataaagttttattgtttcttatataacaaagtattcgttaattttttttaacacaattagatgtcttatatttccgatttggctaatattgtGTAAGggtgatctatgaggtgcaacttgaaaaataaacggttcggatcgttaaagttcaaTGTGGTGTGGACCCAacaactaatccctattttttataaaaaaaaaataagaatcatTTCCCTTAAAAGCTTTATATAATGCAAATACCCATCTAATATGCATTTTTGACATAAAACACGATTATAATTTTTACGTATTGGTTGTTTATTGTATTTCCGCATCTATATGCATACTCGAAAATCttaacttaatttaatttataatttacatTAACGTCgtgacaaaaaatgaaaaatcataccAAATTTCTACACAAGTGAGTTTCTTAATTATTGGATTTGTGAATATGGacgttttaaaaataaattattggatTAAATCTTGTTAAAAGTGAATATAAAAAACTATTAATTCATTGATTTTCTCCGTGATGTTGCGGGAGTGCTTTTTCTAGAACAAGTTTTCATCGGTTGATGATGAAGGAAAGCTTTTTCGTGAAATGTAGTAATTTAGTAGTATGGAGAATGTAAAGTTATTGTTTTCCAACACATAACCTAATTATATTATCATGTTTTTAGTCTCACAAACTTGCATGCCTACCACTTTTCCTTTGGAAATTGTGGGAACGTTTTCTTGGTTGCTAATTGTTCTTAAAATATATTTGATATTGATGGGTTGTATGGTGATTTTATTTCCAGATAATCCCCTCTTTTTCAAACATATTTCACTTATTTTTCTCCACAGTTTAACTTCCAACGATGTTTAGCATGTAACATTTttctagtataaataatactttACCGATGTTCTAgcttaaattaatttaaactgTAAGGACGGAGATTTGAACTCAGGTGCATAAGGAGAGCATATCTGCTCTAACCAATGTAATTATGTCCACGTTATCAACTAACTAATTTAAACTACAAGAACGGAGATTTGAACTCAAGTGCATAAGGAGAACATATATGTTGTAACCAATATAGTTACACCCATGTCACCAACTAGTTTTATTTAAAGTATTGTTTGATGTGTTTTAGGGTTAAACTTTTGTTCCATCATTGAGTTTCAATTTTCAAACATACATTGTTAATCTTACCACGTATGTCCTCTATCTCTATGAAAATTTAAGGAAAGGGAAACCTAAAAAGTAGTAAGAAGATGACCGGATGATTAGAATGAAGGGAGCAAGGCAGGCATCGATTCCTCTTTTGAACTACAGAAAGAAACcctagtaaataaataatattaaacgtTGCATGTGACTGCATGATGCCGACTCTATCCATGATCAGCACATGCACCAACTATAATAATGAAACGATGTCGTACTATatatggagaagaagaaagactttCCACTAAGATGATTATATAGAAAATGAACGGTTTTAATTATGACGTTTGTATAGTAAACATGATATCACGTTACTTAGTGAAGAAGAAAGACTTTCATCCTTACTGAGAATGAAGTATTAATACCCCTGGATATGAGATGATCGACCATGCTAGCCCTCCATTGTAAACAcctaaaaacaaaaggaatcgTGGATATAATTCTCTAGATATAATGTATATATTTGGAAGAGACAAGGGTAGTACAGTCAAGTACTGAAAAATGGTACAAAGTGAACAAACGTACACGTGAGAAATGCATGACTGGAGGGTTGAGGTTCAGCGCCAGCTAGAACAAGAAGAAATATATGCTAATTGCTAATCATATATTCCAAATGTGAATATCATCCAAAAGATTTACCAATTTAATGACTAGCGCGTGTGACAATTGACATGTGCATGTATAGACAAGTAAGTTTGTGTAGCATCAGAGAAAGTCTCGAATTAGGCTGTTTTACATTTACGGCTTACGCATAAGGAGGTGTTCGTTGAGTGAGATGTTACATGTAGCAAGCCTACCCACCCCATAATCTCTCATAGACTCATACTACTgggtatatatatttgttaagagaaccaaattaaaaaaaggattAACTAGGAGGACTCGACGACATTTCTGTCATATATAGTTGATGCCTGCAAAACTATGTTAAAAAAAGGCTTAACTTGCAACAATAATACACATCGATATATGAACGATTCATTTTAAAAACCTTCTAACATGTCATTAATTATCGAAATGTTGTAAATTAAACAACCCGACCTGTCGATTTGTTTATCATCCAATTGTTTAGACTGATAGAACGCTCACTCGTGCGTAAAAAAGTACATATTGAGATATAATAACAGTAAGAGCATCGTAGATTAATCTTCATTGTCATATTTATTGATCACTTTGCGAAATTTACGAATGTCAATTTTTGTTAGATATATGATACTCGAGGTTACTTTATCTATTTATGAAAGGgcagtgctatccacacattaCATATCTATTTTTACATCTCATGCACacatttcttgttaatttttgtcatttttttcaattcattcgattcaaCAGTTGAAATTGACCGAAGTGTGagagatataaaaaaaaaaaaaaaaaaaaaaggtgtgtaGATTGCACCACTCTTATAAAATTGGTTAATTTTCGAGTTAAACTTTGCTTATTAACATAAATGTAGTGtgaccacttagtactacggtctagtgatattccttttcacttgtaattgAGAGGTCTTGGgctcgattctcgccaaaggcaaatttgaacaacattatttctagcccattatgaggctaagctcaccttcctctccttagtgtaaataatatcgtttgctcaaaaaaaaaaaaaaaaaaaccataaatgTAGTGTGAATATGGCTCCATAGGCATGCAAATTGTCGGTAGAGTAACAtatgtcataaaaaaaaaaaaaatcttaagtcAGTTGGAGTTGGTAAACATCCCAATGAGAAGAACCGTATCATCCCAAGATATCATTCGTTttgttgttatgttttcttcCTAATTAATTTCAGTTGGTGAGAATTATGAGTACAAGGGTTGCAAACTTTACTATATGTTTCTAGTCCTTAATTTGCAA encodes:
- the LOC137708655 gene encoding BTB/POZ domain-containing protein At5g48130, with the protein product MEVASPLKDSSVASSPFSSPNVSALLKIKILSWTQETGLPVSVSVRVGGKIFNLHKFPLFSKSGYFNKRLNESNEIELPPGFPGGPETFEMIALFIYGSSTLIDPFNVVALRCAAEFLEMTEDYSSGNLCERFDLYLNQVVMQSWDDTLIVLQKCQTLLPWSEDLLIVSRCIECLAFMACMEILDPERRRDTPVLTLEALSTRNWSCEMGREILSQDLWIKDLIALPFGFFKRIIGSLRRQGMKEKYLSPIIVFYANKWVLSTKTLQFWENSGQRSGDDHKVSVILQGVLDLLPMGDKVGRSIPIGFYFAILSRSLEVGMRIDSRVKLEGQIVSLLHFAQLEDFLFPKSGSESISSSTELATMESIISTYVSSTMESDNNLSAGNTIVAELWDGYLSHIAPDPNMEHKRFMELIERVPISYRHCHDKLYRAMNIFLKAHPNTSQEEKWAVCKYLNCQKLSQEACIEAVQNELMPLRLIVQALFVQQLSTHQAFKECSDSFRYAHCPEFSGSLESSRCPNSKSQNLGESPCVDRAESGSRPLSFLLQKDNVNQRPELSRKEYESTSFRIQNLEQELMSLKRSLQWQSISKKEPASTTEPSMKLYGKEGRSTSKRSNPLGQVTSCIGSVNFASQRKYASRLLKVLRRISLFGGKKPKRKPAASSPWPKPMQQNTRQNKMCENQNH
- the LOC137708656 gene encoding thymidine kinase a-like, yielding MQLHFSPLPPTLLLSLFIQIMKAFAFPSLFFPPQIFNLFSFCSPKSMASFKPSIPPTSDSSTSGEVHVIMGPMFAGKTTALLRRIKSEGNSGRNVAMIKSSKDTRYAIDSVVTHDGVKFPCWALPNLSSFRQNFGGDAYDKLDVIGIDEAQFFEDLYDFCCTAADHDGKTVIVAGLDGDYLRRSFGSVLDVIPLADSVTKLTARCEMCGKRAFFTLRKTEETRTELIGGADVYMPVCRQHYVNGQVLIKTARSVVESHIFKSVSDTFSEATPVV